A single window of Methanocalculus natronophilus DNA harbors:
- a CDS encoding acylphosphatase — protein MKTIELLVSGRVQKVGFRACVRHIATSLGVSGEVENLADGRVRVLATGEDVILEKFTSMLYGCPRAIIRDMTVNEYIFTQFPDFSIKRTVFL, from the coding sequence ATGAAGACTATTGAACTGCTGGTCTCCGGCAGGGTGCAGAAGGTAGGTTTTCGTGCATGTGTCAGGCATATCGCAACATCCCTGGGTGTCTCCGGGGAGGTGGAGAACCTTGCTGACGGGAGAGTTCGTGTTCTTGCTACCGGAGAAGATGTCATCCTTGAAAAATTCACCTCAATGCTCTATGGCTGCCCCCGCGCCATAATCAGGGACATGACCGTCAATGAGTATATCTTCACCCAGTTCCCGGATTTCTCCATCAAAAGAACAGTTTTCCTCTGA
- the cas1 gene encoding CRISPR-associated endonuclease Cas1, with protein sequence MVSLNVPWLAIWGYGAHIKSTPGLLYVQKRSQQSNYPIEEIRHLLLVGGHTIQTATINRLLEKGSSISFFDAHGTPLGTLRPFGTQNNEERWCLQTSTPPHRYIVEIVRASMKSRLLRLEELDQSFDSGLFYQGELDVMRQAQNEVEYLVRIEEIRRLHTLVTDMYYEILSRTTPSELNYRRRTHRPHFDPINAMLSFGYALLFGNACVALIGAHLNPDHGLLNQGAGGLVYDIIEPLKQSMVDSVVFDIATTHLGPKDYELSQTRCVLSDQIISHMLERLYTTIDQRIIDQNVYAYLQSLEKGTGFSFIY encoded by the coding sequence TTGGTTTCTCTGAATGTTCCCTGGCTGGCCATCTGGGGGTATGGCGCCCATATTAAATCGACACCGGGTCTGTTGTATGTACAGAAACGCTCCCAGCAGTCGAATTATCCTATCGAAGAGATCAGGCACCTCCTCCTGGTAGGGGGACACACCATCCAGACAGCGACGATTAACCGTCTGCTTGAGAAAGGATCGTCAATCTCCTTTTTTGATGCTCATGGGACGCCACTTGGTACGCTCCGCCCGTTTGGCACACAAAACAATGAAGAGAGATGGTGCCTTCAGACATCAACTCCACCACACCGCTATATTGTGGAGATTGTACGGGCATCTATGAAGTCACGCCTTCTCCGGCTTGAGGAACTGGATCAATCCTTTGATTCGGGACTCTTTTACCAGGGGGAGCTGGATGTGATGCGTCAGGCTCAGAATGAGGTTGAATACCTGGTCAGGATAGAGGAGATCCGCAGGCTCCATACCCTGGTGACGGATATGTATTATGAAATTCTGTCCAGGACGACTCCATCTGAACTGAATTACCGGCGACGGACACACCGGCCACATTTTGATCCAATCAACGCGATGCTCTCGTTTGGCTATGCCCTTCTCTTTGGAAACGCATGTGTTGCTCTCATCGGGGCACATCTGAACCCCGATCACGGGCTTTTGAATCAGGGTGCAGGAGGGCTGGTGTACGATATCATAGAGCCCCTGAAGCAGTCCATGGTGGATTCTGTTGTCTTTGATATCGCAACCACACACCTTGGGCCAAAAGATTATGAGCTGAGCCAGACGCGGTGTGTTCTCTCTGATCAGATCATCTCCCATATGCTTGAGCGGCTCTACACCACAATTGATCAGCGTATAATTGATCAGAATGTTTATGCATATCTCCAGTCGCTTGAAAAGGGGACCGGATTTTCCTTTATATATTAA
- a CDS encoding archaemetzincin family Zn-dependent metalloprotease, whose translation MGIVIYWDYRSVDGIQLPVQRIISDVLGSSVELILGDHFPLEGYHRIRRQYDAGRVINRISLFKRMHGILDPFLLVIPDDLYADSTDFVFGLARESYGSAVISTARLENSYYGIEPDIRLIIERTAKEGAHEIGHLLGLQHCHIPQCIMYKPESLSELDRKERFFCPDCRSLLPRR comes from the coding sequence ATGGGGATCGTAATCTATTGGGATTATCGATCTGTTGATGGTATTCAGCTTCCGGTTCAGCGAATTATTTCTGATGTTCTCGGTTCATCTGTGGAACTCATTCTGGGAGATCACTTCCCTCTTGAAGGGTATCATCGGATCAGGCGACAGTATGATGCCGGACGGGTTATCAACCGGATCAGCCTTTTCAAACGGATGCATGGCATTCTGGACCCGTTTCTTCTTGTTATACCCGATGATCTCTATGCTGATTCGACTGATTTTGTCTTCGGACTTGCCAGGGAGTCATATGGGAGTGCTGTCATATCAACTGCACGGCTTGAGAATTCCTATTACGGGATTGAACCTGATATCCGCCTGATAATTGAGAGGACTGCAAAAGAAGGTGCACATGAGATAGGCCATCTCCTCGGGCTTCAGCACTGCCATATTCCACAATGTATTATGTATAAACCTGAGAGTTTAAGCGAACTTGACAGGAAAGAGCGGTTCTTCTGCCCCGATTGCAGATCCCTTCTTCCCCGGAGGTAA
- a CDS encoding UPF0146 family protein, with the protein MNGYKHIEETIGRYIGGNYKKTVEVGFGGRFTAASIICGMGGSVLCTDIRPFTSSGGIPTAVDDIDDPDISLYKGSDCIYAIRPGIEMIPGLLALAERVGSDLLVYHLGNEIYENGGEIIDCGVILHRYYASEREER; encoded by the coding sequence ATGAACGGGTATAAACATATTGAAGAAACAATCGGCCGCTACATTGGTGGCAATTACAAAAAAACAGTCGAGGTGGGCTTTGGAGGCAGGTTCACCGCCGCGAGCATCATCTGCGGCATGGGTGGATCGGTTCTCTGTACTGACATCAGGCCATTTACCTCTTCAGGCGGAATTCCAACTGCAGTTGATGACATCGACGATCCGGATATCAGTTTATACAAAGGATCAGACTGTATCTATGCCATCAGGCCCGGTATAGAGATGATCCCGGGGTTACTCGCACTCGCTGAAAGAGTCGGATCTGATCTGCTTGTGTACCACCTTGGAAACGAAATATATGAAAACGGCGGGGAGATTATTGACTGTGGTGTCATTCTCCACCGCTATTACGCCTCAGAACGAGAAGAGCGTTGA
- a CDS encoding replication factor C large subunit, with translation MDWTEKYRPRRLADIIGNQSAVRELFDWASDWTPEKKPVLLYGKPGIGKTSTAYALAHDLGWEIIELNASDQRTKGAIERIAGSSSTTASLSGSSRRLILLDEADNLEGNADRGGAKAIVDVIRRSKQPIILTANDAYGVAQDIRRLCSEIQFKAIPARSLAPHLKAICLHEGLECDPEAVGIIAEEAHGDIRQAVNMLFGASVGKTHITPDSLATQQKDSRYSIFDLVAKTTSGKYDDDALLRLSYDVDDTPDARIQWLETAVLQQRDSRRRVRAMQYLRRADIYLGRTLIRQYYTLWKYASAIMIIGCAAALSGSNERNRISPPGRWRRMSQARRQKAIRLQLLNRFSEKYLIPEKTIAKEYLTPIGLLADKDPHSFVRSLCLDADQLALLLHDRARAQSVHKEIEKEAKEEEKRKAALKKQKKGVEQDTHDTGSGLNAAVLDHSADPEKPKKKEASQSTLFSF, from the coding sequence ATGGACTGGACGGAGAAGTACCGGCCACGGCGGCTGGCGGACATTATTGGCAATCAGTCTGCGGTTCGTGAACTCTTCGACTGGGCGTCTGACTGGACACCGGAGAAGAAGCCGGTCCTCCTCTATGGAAAACCGGGCATCGGGAAGACATCCACGGCATATGCGCTTGCCCATGACCTCGGATGGGAGATAATTGAGCTGAATGCAAGCGATCAGCGGACAAAAGGAGCAATTGAGCGAATTGCTGGCAGCTCAAGCACAACAGCCAGTCTCTCCGGATCAAGCCGGCGCCTGATACTTCTCGATGAAGCTGACAACCTTGAGGGAAATGCCGATCGGGGCGGTGCAAAGGCGATTGTGGATGTTATCCGCAGATCCAAACAGCCCATTATCCTCACTGCAAACGATGCCTATGGTGTTGCCCAGGATATCAGGCGGCTCTGCTCTGAGATCCAGTTCAAAGCGATCCCCGCACGCTCCCTTGCTCCTCACCTCAAGGCGATCTGTCTGCACGAGGGTCTGGAATGCGACCCTGAAGCTGTTGGAATCATTGCTGAAGAGGCACATGGTGATATCCGCCAGGCAGTCAATATGCTCTTTGGCGCGTCAGTTGGAAAAACGCATATTACTCCGGATAGTCTTGCCACCCAGCAGAAAGATTCGAGGTACAGCATTTTTGATCTTGTGGCAAAGACCACGTCGGGGAAGTATGACGACGATGCATTGCTTCGGCTCTCATATGATGTTGATGACACCCCGGATGCCCGTATCCAGTGGCTTGAGACTGCAGTTCTGCAGCAGCGCGATAGCAGACGGCGTGTTCGTGCGATGCAGTATCTCCGGAGGGCGGATATCTATCTTGGAAGAACCCTTATTCGCCAGTATTATACTCTCTGGAAGTACGCAAGCGCTATTATGATCATCGGATGCGCTGCTGCCCTCTCCGGATCAAATGAGCGAAACAGAATATCCCCTCCTGGTCGATGGAGGCGTATGAGCCAGGCGCGCAGACAAAAAGCAATCCGTCTGCAACTCCTGAACCGGTTTTCAGAAAAGTACCTGATACCCGAAAAGACCATAGCAAAGGAGTATCTCACCCCGATTGGCCTTCTTGCAGATAAGGATCCACATAGCTTTGTCAGATCACTTTGCCTGGATGCCGATCAGCTGGCACTTTTACTCCATGACAGGGCCAGGGCGCAGTCTGTTCACAAAGAGATCGAGAAAGAGGCAAAAGAGGAAGAGAAGAGGAAGGCTGCCTTAAAAAAACAGAAAAAAGGGGTGGAGCAGGATACGCATGACACCGGGTCAGGGCTGAATGCTGCAGTTTTGGATCATTCTGCAGACCCTGAGAAGCCAAAGAAGAAAGAGGCGAGCCAGTCAACGCTCTTCTCGTTCTGA
- a CDS encoding methanogenesis marker 2 protein: MAKKCSTQSVASAVRDYEGVTRKHAIGDMIHSLYQDSPDVVASFGEDAAVIRQGDRALLLAADGIWNKLMEADPYWAGFCAVLVNIHDIAAMGGEALALVDILSYTDEELMYEVTRGMADAAERFGVPIVGGHLHPNTPYNVIDVAILGSAALDSVIYSDRAGDGDAVIAAIDLNGRVHPSCIMNWDSVTMKDGETLRAQIRVMKTLGEDKLVTAAKDISNPGIIGTLGMLLEVSGMGASIDLHAIPMPDLAAHGIEFELWVRMYPGMGFILTAEQIHVDEVCRRFREAGMAAQVIGTVNNSRELTVAYQGSSTEVFDFSIDGIMGSIDWCQKRW, translated from the coding sequence GTGGCGAAAAAATGCTCCACTCAATCCGTAGCATCCGCGGTGAGAGATTATGAAGGCGTGACCAGGAAGCACGCAATCGGGGATATGATACATTCGCTGTATCAGGATTCCCCCGATGTTGTGGCATCGTTTGGAGAGGATGCTGCAGTCATACGGCAGGGAGACCGGGCCCTGCTTCTCGCCGCAGATGGAATCTGGAATAAGCTGATGGAGGCGGATCCGTACTGGGCAGGCTTTTGCGCAGTGCTTGTGAATATCCATGATATCGCCGCAATGGGTGGAGAAGCCCTGGCGCTGGTTGATATCCTCTCCTACACAGACGAAGAGCTGATGTATGAGGTGACACGGGGCATGGCAGATGCTGCAGAGCGGTTTGGTGTTCCGATCGTTGGGGGCCACCTCCACCCAAACACCCCCTATAATGTCATCGATGTTGCAATACTTGGATCAGCTGCCCTTGATTCTGTCATCTACAGCGACCGTGCCGGGGATGGGGATGCAGTGATTGCCGCAATCGATCTCAACGGGCGTGTCCATCCCTCCTGTATCATGAACTGGGATTCCGTCACGATGAAGGATGGAGAGACCTTGCGGGCACAGATCCGGGTGATGAAGACGCTTGGGGAAGATAAGCTTGTGACTGCCGCAAAGGACATATCAAACCCGGGCATTATCGGAACGCTTGGGATGCTCCTTGAAGTCAGCGGGATGGGTGCCTCAATTGACCTTCATGCGATACCGATGCCGGACCTTGCTGCACACGGGATAGAATTTGAGCTCTGGGTACGGATGTACCCGGGAATGGGATTCATCCTGACAGCTGAGCAGATCCATGTGGATGAGGTCTGCAGGCGCTTCAGGGAGGCTGGTATGGCAGCACAGGTGATAGGAACCGTCAATAACTCTCGAGAGCTGACCGTTGCCTACCAGGGGAGCTCAACAGAAGTCTTTGACTTCTCTATTGACGGGATCATGGGATCCATCGACTGGTGTCAGAAACGATGGTAA
- the mtxX gene encoding methanogenesis marker protein Mmp4/MtxX, protein MVTIGIGASGDPQNVLWAAKKAAAQGIGIVIYTTEEIPDPEISGISMHVSKTPETTMIDALVKNEIDGAVRGTLPANSTLRHLREQTGAGHLERIAVLETAGGDRFLLAPVGIDEGWTVGSKLDLIQKAKALARQLGIDQSVGILSGGRLGDVGRNPVVDRSLADAELLARICCEEHKEILIEEVVGSHGIVIAPDGISGNLIFRTLVLLGSGKSYGAPVVNIGVTFVDTSRASPWLENAISLAAALRTPR, encoded by the coding sequence ATGGTAACAATCGGCATCGGTGCTTCAGGAGATCCACAGAACGTCCTTTGGGCAGCAAAAAAGGCTGCTGCCCAGGGGATCGGCATTGTGATCTATACAACAGAAGAGATCCCGGACCCTGAGATTTCCGGGATCTCAATGCACGTGTCCAAAACCCCGGAGACGACGATGATAGACGCCCTTGTGAAGAACGAGATCGACGGGGCGGTTCGTGGCACACTCCCTGCAAACAGCACCCTCAGGCACCTCAGGGAGCAGACCGGTGCAGGCCACCTTGAACGCATTGCTGTTCTTGAGACAGCAGGCGGAGATCGGTTTCTGCTTGCCCCGGTCGGAATTGATGAGGGGTGGACTGTTGGTTCAAAACTGGATCTTATCCAAAAAGCAAAAGCCCTTGCCAGACAGCTTGGGATCGATCAGTCTGTCGGTATCCTCTCCGGAGGCCGTCTCGGAGATGTCGGGCGAAACCCTGTTGTGGACAGGTCACTTGCCGATGCCGAGCTGCTTGCCCGCATCTGTTGCGAAGAGCATAAAGAGATCCTCATCGAGGAGGTCGTGGGCAGCCATGGGATTGTGATCGCTCCGGATGGCATCTCAGGCAACCTGATATTCCGGACACTCGTTCTTCTTGGATCCGGCAAATCATATGGCGCACCTGTTGTAAATATCGGTGTAACCTTCGTCGATACATCGCGCGCATCACCCTGGCTGGAAAATGCCATTTCTCTTGCGGCAGCATTGAGAACTCCAAGATAA
- a CDS encoding histone family protein has translation MSDLPIAAVVRIAKKNGAERVGSDAAEALVVKAEAYIADLTKKANQYAVHAGRKTIKEEDIDLAAKGEA, from the coding sequence ATGTCAGACCTACCAATTGCAGCTGTAGTCAGAATTGCAAAGAAGAATGGTGCAGAACGAGTAGGCAGTGATGCTGCTGAAGCACTTGTTGTAAAGGCAGAGGCATACATTGCTGATCTCACAAAGAAAGCAAACCAGTATGCAGTTCATGCCGGAAGAAAGACGATCAAAGAGGAAGATATTGATCTCGCCGCAAAGGGCGAAGCATAA
- the hisB gene encoding imidazoleglycerol-phosphate dehydratase HisB: MRRADVNRKTKETTVAISFDPDGGDVSVDTGIPFLDHMLESFGRHGKFGLTVDAAGDLAVDCHHTVEDIGIVLGMAMKQSIGEGRGITRFADATIPMDEARASVALDCGGRGFLVFEGSFAGRETGGIPNDLFEHFYSSLLQQAGITAHITFSGRSDHHSCEAIFKAFGIALKQALAKNQDDNEIPSTKGVF, translated from the coding sequence ATGAGACGGGCAGATGTAAACCGGAAGACAAAGGAGACGACAGTAGCAATCAGTTTCGATCCCGATGGCGGAGATGTCAGTGTAGATACCGGCATTCCATTTCTCGACCATATGCTTGAGTCTTTTGGCAGGCACGGGAAGTTTGGCCTTACCGTCGATGCAGCAGGAGATCTCGCTGTTGACTGCCACCATACAGTGGAAGATATCGGCATAGTGCTTGGGATGGCAATGAAGCAGTCAATTGGTGAAGGCAGGGGAATAACCCGGTTTGCAGATGCCACCATCCCGATGGACGAGGCACGCGCCTCTGTTGCCCTTGACTGTGGAGGAAGAGGTTTTCTCGTCTTTGAAGGTTCGTTTGCCGGCAGGGAGACCGGTGGGATTCCAAATGATCTCTTTGAACACTTCTACTCGTCCCTTCTCCAGCAGGCTGGCATCACTGCTCACATCACGTTTTCAGGGAGATCAGATCACCATAGCTGTGAGGCGATCTTCAAGGCATTTGGCATTGCCCTCAAACAGGCGCTTGCAAAAAACCAGGACGATAATGAAATTCCAAGTACAAAAGGTGTCTTCTGA
- the hisA gene encoding 1-(5-phosphoribosyl)-5-[(5-phosphoribosylamino)methylideneamino]imidazole-4-carboxamide isomerase: MDIFPAVDILNGRCVQLVQGKRETAQVYGSPLDAALRWIDEGATALHIVNLDGAFGNAGANAEIIRQLIAGTDVFIQLGGGIRSASDAAGWLDIGVDRVILGTAATEDPFIIRRLSQEHGSGRIMAGVDARGGEIAIHGWEQTAGDAAVWAARFEQEGAGSLLFTNVDVEGLCSGIDAGLAEHVIRSVQCPVVVSGGVSSAADLRVLRELGAAGVVLGSALYSGMLSLPAILEEIS; encoded by the coding sequence ATGGATATCTTTCCAGCAGTTGATATTCTCAATGGACGCTGTGTCCAGCTCGTTCAGGGGAAGCGTGAGACTGCACAGGTCTATGGAAGCCCCCTTGATGCAGCGCTCAGATGGATAGATGAAGGTGCAACCGCCCTTCATATTGTAAACCTTGATGGCGCATTTGGAAATGCAGGAGCCAATGCGGAGATCATCAGGCAGTTAATCGCCGGGACAGATGTCTTTATCCAGCTTGGCGGCGGTATCAGGTCGGCCTCCGATGCGGCAGGCTGGCTTGATATCGGTGTTGATCGTGTTATTCTCGGTACAGCCGCAACAGAGGATCCTTTTATTATCCGAAGGCTCTCTCAGGAACATGGGAGCGGGAGGATCATGGCAGGTGTTGATGCACGCGGCGGCGAGATTGCAATCCATGGGTGGGAGCAGACTGCCGGCGATGCTGCAGTATGGGCGGCACGGTTTGAGCAGGAGGGGGCAGGCTCCCTCCTCTTTACCAATGTCGATGTAGAGGGGCTCTGCAGTGGTATTGACGCCGGACTGGCAGAACATGTCATCCGGTCGGTACAATGCCCTGTTGTGGTCTCTGGAGGCGTCTCAAGCGCAGCTGATCTGAGGGTTCTCAGGGAGCTTGGTGCGGCAGGAGTGGTTCTTGGATCCGCCCTGTATAGCGGGATGCTGTCACTTCCTGCAATACTTGAGGAGATATCATGA
- the hisG gene encoding ATP phosphoribosyltransferase: protein MSSRPSDRIRLAIPNKGRIAEPIAALIEKSGLHINGGGVRQLIAKTVDPHIEILYVRPIDIPEYVAQGVADLGITGLDMVAERGSVVENLLDLGMGKARLVIAVPDESRYTVAADLAGAKIATEFPGITRSFFSERGIDVAIVSVSGACEAAPQLGIADAIVDLTSSGTTLETHHLRILADVFSSSTWLIANPASAGKHRDKIDEITLALESVVRAKGQCYLMMNISRDSLEEIRAILPGLAGPTVMDVASDQNLVAVHAVVAEERIYQLINQVKRAGATDILVMDVQRMIP, encoded by the coding sequence GTGAGCTCAAGACCTTCTGATAGAATCCGGCTTGCAATCCCCAATAAAGGCAGGATTGCAGAGCCTATTGCAGCACTCATCGAGAAGAGCGGCCTGCATATCAATGGCGGCGGCGTGCGCCAGCTCATCGCAAAAACAGTTGATCCGCATATCGAGATACTCTATGTCCGGCCAATCGATATCCCTGAGTATGTTGCCCAGGGAGTGGCTGATCTTGGGATCACAGGCCTTGATATGGTGGCGGAGCGTGGATCTGTTGTAGAAAACCTTCTGGATCTTGGCATGGGGAAGGCGAGGCTTGTCATTGCTGTACCCGACGAGTCACGATATACTGTTGCTGCTGATCTTGCGGGAGCAAAAATTGCAACAGAGTTTCCCGGTATTACCCGGTCGTTTTTTTCTGAGCGAGGTATCGATGTCGCAATTGTCTCAGTATCCGGTGCATGTGAGGCAGCACCCCAGCTTGGGATTGCAGATGCAATTGTTGACCTGACAAGCTCCGGAACGACGCTTGAGACACACCATCTCAGGATCCTTGCCGATGTATTCTCAAGCTCAACCTGGCTCATCGCAAACCCGGCGTCTGCCGGTAAGCACAGGGACAAAATCGATGAGATCACCCTTGCTCTTGAGAGTGTTGTCAGGGCAAAAGGCCAGTGTTACCTGATGATGAATATCAGCCGGGACAGCCTTGAGGAGATACGGGCAATCCTTCCCGGACTGGCTGGCCCGACAGTGATGGATGTGGCCTCAGATCAGAACCTCGTTGCCGTCCATGCAGTTGTTGCTGAAGAGCGTATATACCAGTTGATCAACCAGGTCAAACGTGCCGGAGCAACAGATATCCTGGTTATGGATGTCCAGCGTATGATCCCGTGA
- a CDS encoding methionine adenosyltransferase, with product MTRNISIASLRQTPIEEQAIELVERKCVGHPDSIADGVAEAISRALCREYDERCDAVLHHNTDQGEVVAGASLPQFGGGRIVKPMYLLLTGRATKSFNGQTIPTDAAAVEAARHYLRETLPTLNMERDIIVDCRMGDGSTDLCDVFRTCGQNQVPRANDTSFGVGHGPFSEVEQIVLAMDQEIATHLRPKNPIIGYDIKIMGLRQGDEMTFTIASAMVDRYCSSIDEYVEATHLMQDHLASVARQYTERKVVVSVNTADDINSNSIFLTVNGTSAEMGDDGSVGRGNRVNGLITPNRPMSMEAASGKNPINHIGKIYNLLSTDIAQEACARVDGITEMYVRLLSRIGQQIDHPLVAGVQIIPEDGADFNSISRDVTEIVNDRLETISTITERVIKGELKTF from the coding sequence ATGACAAGAAATATCAGTATTGCATCTCTTCGACAGACACCAATTGAGGAACAGGCTATCGAACTTGTTGAACGGAAATGTGTTGGCCATCCTGACAGTATTGCAGATGGAGTTGCAGAAGCCATCAGCCGCGCGCTCTGCAGGGAATATGATGAGCGATGTGATGCTGTGCTCCACCACAACACCGACCAGGGAGAGGTTGTTGCAGGCGCTTCACTTCCACAGTTTGGAGGAGGCAGGATAGTCAAGCCGATGTACCTTCTCCTGACCGGTAGGGCAACAAAAAGCTTCAATGGCCAGACGATCCCAACCGATGCTGCAGCAGTTGAAGCGGCCCGGCACTATCTCAGAGAGACGCTTCCCACCCTGAATATGGAACGCGATATTATCGTGGACTGCAGGATGGGGGATGGATCCACTGATCTCTGTGATGTCTTCAGGACATGCGGGCAGAACCAGGTGCCGCGGGCAAATGACACATCATTTGGTGTCGGCCATGGGCCGTTCTCCGAGGTTGAACAGATTGTGCTTGCCATGGATCAGGAGATCGCAACCCATCTCAGGCCAAAGAACCCGATAATCGGTTATGATATCAAAATTATGGGTCTTAGACAGGGCGATGAGATGACCTTTACCATTGCGTCTGCCATGGTTGATCGCTACTGCTCATCAATTGATGAGTACGTTGAGGCAACGCATCTCATGCAGGACCACCTTGCGTCGGTTGCCAGGCAGTATACAGAGAGAAAGGTTGTGGTTTCTGTTAATACCGCTGATGATATCAATAGTAACAGTATCTTCCTGACCGTGAACGGGACATCAGCTGAGATGGGTGATGACGGCTCTGTTGGCAGGGGCAACCGGGTCAACGGCCTGATCACGCCGAACCGTCCGATGAGCATGGAAGCGGCAAGCGGGAAGAACCCGATAAACCATATCGGCAAGATCTACAACCTGCTCTCCACTGATATTGCACAGGAAGCATGTGCCAGGGTTGATGGCATCACCGAGATGTATGTCCGTCTCCTCTCCCGGATTGGTCAGCAAATTGATCATCCGCTTGTTGCGGGTGTCCAGATAATTCCGGAAGACGGGGCAGATTTCAACAGCATCTCCCGTGATGTTACAGAGATCGTCAATGACCGGCTTGAGACCATATCAACCATCACAGAGAGGGTTATAAAAGGTGAGCTCAAGACCTTCTGA
- a CDS encoding DNA integrity scanning protein DisA nucleotide-binding domain protein yields the protein MIHNKEQVLMAAAAELAESVGAIAILSFLDQNQFETDIPVVWVKEHQPDLFVKKNMQELLEFCEHHILDAVVQYHLRTEISTGTIIGVFPFALLIYDVGEARDYLDLKSYSDIVPPEVLHSVLALALELAHEGREGRHIGTAFIIGEGSSLLARSHQAILNPYAGHPLSVCDIRNRENWESVKEFAQLDGVFILTKEGHIIAAGRYIDADARGVTLPSGLGGRHMAAAAITRDIPSVGITVSESGGLVRVFRDGVCMLTLRSEVSLTR from the coding sequence ATGATACACAACAAGGAACAGGTACTGATGGCGGCAGCAGCCGAACTTGCGGAATCAGTCGGGGCTATTGCCATCCTCTCGTTCCTTGACCAGAACCAGTTTGAGACAGATATTCCTGTTGTCTGGGTGAAGGAGCATCAGCCGGATCTCTTTGTCAAAAAGAATATGCAGGAGCTTTTAGAGTTCTGTGAACATCATATCCTGGACGCGGTTGTCCAGTATCATCTCCGGACAGAGATCTCAACAGGGACGATTATTGGCGTCTTTCCCTTTGCCCTTCTCATCTATGATGTCGGAGAGGCACGCGATTACCTTGATCTGAAGTCATACAGTGATATCGTCCCGCCCGAGGTTCTCCATTCGGTTCTTGCACTGGCTCTTGAGCTCGCCCACGAAGGACGTGAAGGAAGGCATATCGGGACAGCCTTCATCATCGGGGAGGGATCATCCCTCCTTGCACGGTCCCACCAGGCGATATTAAATCCCTATGCAGGCCATCCCCTCTCAGTATGTGATATCCGGAACCGGGAGAACTGGGAGAGCGTCAAGGAGTTTGCCCAGCTTGACGGTGTTTTTATCCTGACAAAAGAAGGGCACATTATTGCTGCCGGCAGGTATATTGACGCCGATGCCCGCGGGGTAACCCTTCCATCAGGGCTTGGGGGGAGGCATATGGCAGCAGCTGCAATCACCCGGGATATTCCATCAGTTGGCATCACCGTATCCGAGAGTGGAGGGCTTGTCCGTGTCTTCCGGGACGGAGTCTGTATGCTGACACTCAGATCTGAAGTTTCGCTCACACGATGA